The sequence tgACTGTATTTAGTAAGTTTCCTCTTTATCCATaattatttaagaaaatatttcCAAAACCTTAGCGACATGAACCAAATTTAAACAGAATACGGACCGAAAGGTTTGTTTGTCTACGAACCAGGAGGATAATTGTGACAGGAGCACCACATCATCTCCTCAACCCACCTGCAGGTCTTGGTGGTAGCTCTTGTGTGACTGGTCCTCGGGCAGCAGGACATTTGGCGGCACGGAGAAGCAGCGGTTCGTCAGCAGCGTCTCCATCCGCTCCGACAGCTGCTTGAACCGTTCTTCGAGAAAGAGCTGTAGCTTCCGGCTGCACTCACGGGCCCGGGTCCGGAGCAGCTCATCGGCTGCGCCAGACTCGCCTTTGCTcagttctctcacacacaccttctccACCACGGGCAAAATGTCGCACAGGCAGTCCTTGAAGGCGCTGTAGACCCGCAACATACACGTCTGCGGCGTGAAGCCGAAAAACTGGGCCTCGTACAGTTTCAGCGCCGAAGGAGAGAGACAGTCCGACTCTGCGTCAACCTCTCCGAGAACCTCCATCTCTCCTACTTCCCGGGCTTCCCGCGCCATGTCAAACCTGTGATGTCATTCTTTATCCGCCTTCCCCTTATGACGTTTTTACGACGTTTATTAAGTGAAAGATGGCGCTTTACCGCCACCAACCGGTAGGG is a genomic window of Solea senegalensis isolate Sse05_10M linkage group LG7, IFAPA_SoseM_1, whole genome shotgun sequence containing:
- the mis12 gene encoding protein MIS12 homolog isoform X2, producing the protein MAREAREVGEMEVLGEVDAESDCLSPSALKLYEAQFFGFTPQTCMLRVYSAFKDCLCDILPVVEKVCVRELSKGESGAADELLRTRARECSRKLQLFLEERFKQLSERMETLLTNRCFSVPPNVLLPEDQSHKSYHQDLQVLRLESSMTDLQRAYEAEVCARQELLAELEEQKEVQEQLDGILTWVTELEAAWVKEGNGNFSQSFRLVMESVKKLQEAVGEVYKKVPELN
- the mis12 gene encoding protein MIS12 homolog isoform X1, encoding MAREAREVGEMEVLGEVDAESDCLSPSALKLYEAQFFGFTPQTCMLRVYSAFKDCLCDILPVVEKVCVRELSKGESGAADELLRTRARECSRKLQLFLEERFKQLSERMETLLTNRCFSVPPNVLLPEDQSHKSYHQDLQEVLRLESSMTDLQRAYEAEVCARQELLAELEEQKEVQEQLDGILTWVTELEAAWVKEGNGNFSQSFRLVMESVKKLQEAVGEVYKKVPELN